TTGTTTTATGAGGTAAATTTACAATAGCATTTAAATTAATAATATGATAATAATCATGTTGTTTTTTTAACTATTACTTAATTAATCATATGTATTGTGTTCTTTTGTTATTTTATCAGTAATTACTAAGGGTTTCTAACTCATAATATAACTACTTTTAAAATCTTAATTATTCATAAGTGAATCGTTTAATTTAAATTTGAGGTTGAATTAAATTAGTTATCCTAGTCAATCTCTTTAAGTGTTTTTTACTTTAAATTATTTTTAATATTTATATTAAAAAATTAAATTAATCGTTTCTTTTTATTGTTTTTACAGGTGTTATTTGTGAATAATGTAATACGTTAAATTAATTTGTAATAATTTTCACACATTAATTAGATGAAAAATCATCGATTTTTAGTACTTTTGCATTCTGTAAAAACAGATAAAGATGGCAAGATTTGAATTGAAATTACCAAAAATGGGAGAAAGTGTTGCTGAAGCGACTATAACTTCTTGGTTAAAAGAGGTTGGAGATACCATTGAATTAGATGAAGCAGTTGTAGAAATCGCTACTGATAAAGTAGATTCTGAGGTTCCATCTGAAGTAGAAGGAACTTTAATTGAAATTTTATTTGAAAAAGATGATGTTGTTGCTGTTGGAGCAACAATTGCAGTAATAGAAATTGAAGGAGAAGATTCTGATACTGAAAAAGCGGTTACGATTAATTCTTTAGATGAATCTCAAATTGCTGAAGTAGAAAAAACAATTGAAAAAGCTGTTGAAGTTGTTTCTACTCCAATTGCTAAAACTTCAGATTCTGGTAAGTTTTACTCGCCTTTAGTTAGAAATATTGCTCAAACAGAGGGAGTTTCTATGAATGAATTAGAAGCTATTGCCGGTTCTGGTAAAGATGGTAGAGTAACTAAAGAAGACATGCTGTCTTATTTAGAAAAAAGAGAAAATTCTTCTAAAGTAACACCTAAGAAAGCTGTAGTAAAAGTTGAATCCCCAAAACAAGTTGAAAAAATAATTACAAAAGCTGCACCTCTTTCTATAAATGGAGAAGATGAAGTTATAGAAATGAGTAGAATGGGTAAACTGATTGCTAAACACATGGTGAATTCTGTTCAGACTTCTGCTCATGTGCAATCGTTTATTGAAATTGATGTTACAAATATTGTAAAATGGAGAAATAAAGTTAAAGATGCTTTCTTGAAAAGAGAAGGAGAAAAATTGACCTTTACACCAATATTTATGCAAGCAATTGCTTCTACTATTAAAAAATATCCTTTAATTAATATTGCTATTGATGGTGATTCAATCATCAAAAAGAAAAATATTAATTTAGGAATGGCTGCTGCATTACCTGATGGTAATTTAATTGTTCCTGTTATTAAAAATGCAGATCAATTAAATTTAGTGGGTATGACAAAATCTGTAAATGATTTAGCTAATAGATCTAGAAATAATGGCTTAAAACCAGACGATATTCAAGGAGGAACTTACACTGTTACAAATGTTGGTAGTTTTGGTTCTATTATGGGTACACCAATTATTAACCAACCACAAGTTGCTATTTTAGCATTGGGAGCAATTAGAAAAGTTCCTGCAGTTATAGAAACACCAGAAGGAGATTTTATAGGAATAAGACAGAAAATGTTTGTTTCTCATTCTTATGATCATAGAGTTGTAAATGGTGCTTTAGGTGGTATGTTTATTAAAACCTTAAAAGATATTTTAGAAGCTTGGGATGTGAATCAAGATTTCTAAGTTTTATAAAAATAATTACCTTAAAAACGCTCACAATATGTGAGCGTTTTTTTGTGCCTAAAAAAGTTTAGTTGTAATTTACTTACCTATTTAGAAAATTGCTTTTTTATGAAAAAGATTGCCCTATTATTTACTTTACTTATTTCATTTTTTATAAACGCTCAAGAACAAAATAGTCTTCTTTGGCAAATTTCTGGAAATGGTTTACAGAAAGATTCTTATTTATATGGTACGATGCATGTAAGTGCAAAAGTTGCCTTTCATTTAGATGATGTTTTCTTTGAATCTTTGCTAAAAGCAGATCATGTTGCTTTGGAAACAGATCCTACATTTTGGTTGGAGAATATTTTTAATTCTTCTGAGGAAATGAAAGAGTTAAATGAAGTAAATAGTTTTAATTCTAAAGATTTTTACAATGCACCTTTTAAGTTGACAGAACCTAAACAAGAGCAAATTATGTTCTTTTTATCTAGAGAAGACATGCTTTTAAATGGAGTTATGTATCGTACAAATGGAATGAGACAAAATTTTGAAGAAGATACTTTTTTAGATATGTT
The window above is part of the Polaribacter sp. SA4-12 genome. Proteins encoded here:
- a CDS encoding dihydrolipoamide acetyltransferase family protein: MARFELKLPKMGESVAEATITSWLKEVGDTIELDEAVVEIATDKVDSEVPSEVEGTLIEILFEKDDVVAVGATIAVIEIEGEDSDTEKAVTINSLDESQIAEVEKTIEKAVEVVSTPIAKTSDSGKFYSPLVRNIAQTEGVSMNELEAIAGSGKDGRVTKEDMLSYLEKRENSSKVTPKKAVVKVESPKQVEKIITKAAPLSINGEDEVIEMSRMGKLIAKHMVNSVQTSAHVQSFIEIDVTNIVKWRNKVKDAFLKREGEKLTFTPIFMQAIASTIKKYPLINIAIDGDSIIKKKNINLGMAAALPDGNLIVPVIKNADQLNLVGMTKSVNDLANRSRNNGLKPDDIQGGTYTVTNVGSFGSIMGTPIINQPQVAILALGAIRKVPAVIETPEGDFIGIRQKMFVSHSYDHRVVNGALGGMFIKTLKDILEAWDVNQDF